The Magnolia sinica isolate HGM2019 chromosome 10, MsV1, whole genome shotgun sequence genome includes a window with the following:
- the LOC131257800 gene encoding protein BUD31 homolog 2, translated as MPKIKTNRVKYPNGWELIEPTLRELEAKMREAENDPHDGKRKCEALWPIFRIAHQKSRYIYDLFYRRKEISKELYEFCLDQGYADRNLIAKWKKPGYERLCCLRCIQPRDHNFQTTCVCRVPKHLREEKVIECVHCGCRGCASGD; from the exons ATGCCAAAGATAAAGACCAATCGTGTCAAATATCCCAATGGATGGGAGTTAATTGAGCCTACTCTTCGTGAGCTGGAAGCAAAGATGAGAGAAG CTGAAAATGATCCACACGATGGTAAGAGAAAATGCGAAGCGCTGTGGCCCATTTTCCGAATTGCTCATCAAAAGAGCCGCTACATCTATGACCTGTTTTATAGAAGAAAGGAAATATCCAAGGAGCTATATGAATTCTGCTTGGATCAAGGTTATGCTGACCGTAATCTAATTGCCAAATGGAAGAAG CCTGGGTATGAACGGCTCTGTTGCCTACGATGCATCCAACCACGGGACCACAACTTCCAAACAACATGCGTCTGCAGAGTGCCCAAGCACCTGAGGGAAGAGAAGGTTATAGAATGTGTACACTGTGGGTGCAGGGGGTGTGCCAGTGgagattga